One window of bacterium genomic DNA carries:
- a CDS encoding glycosyltransferase family 2 protein: MTDTSIGIVIVTYNSADIIGPCLQSLHGAASCPLKVVVVDNNSADRTIDATSRALAAVTIIRNDANLYYAAASNQGLRELDDPFILLLNPDTVLPEGALDQLLAELAAHPEAGAIAPMLVFPDGTRQPSLREFPGLDTLWYDLTGLAFLFPRSRIVGRWRMGYFDGLTARAVDQPMASCLLIRREALDRVGPFDESYPMFFNDVDWCVRLKSAGFAIWYTPAVRVHHLGGATVKKYRARMIWMGHAAYFRFLRRRHRRHPFRLLLTCLSWPPLMLAAFLRSLRHLFH, encoded by the coding sequence ATGACCGACACCTCCATCGGGATTGTGATCGTCACCTACAACTCCGCCGACATCATCGGCCCCTGCCTGCAGTCGCTGCATGGCGCCGCGTCCTGTCCGCTCAAGGTCGTGGTGGTCGACAACAACTCCGCCGACCGCACCATCGATGCCACATCCCGCGCCCTGGCGGCGGTGACGATCATCCGCAATGACGCCAATCTCTACTACGCCGCCGCCTCCAATCAGGGCCTGCGCGAATTGGATGATCCCTTCATCCTGTTGCTTAATCCCGACACGGTGCTGCCCGAAGGCGCGCTCGATCAATTGCTTGCCGAACTGGCCGCCCACCCCGAGGCCGGCGCGATCGCCCCCATGCTGGTCTTCCCCGATGGCACACGCCAGCCGTCGCTGCGCGAATTCCCCGGCCTCGATACCCTCTGGTATGACCTGACCGGGCTGGCGTTTCTCTTTCCGCGTTCGCGCATCGTCGGACGCTGGCGCATGGGATATTTCGATGGACTGACCGCTCGCGCAGTCGACCAGCCGATGGCCAGCTGCCTGCTCATCCGCCGCGAAGCGCTCGACCGCGTCGGCCCCTTCGATGAGTCATACCCGATGTTCTTCAACGATGTCGACTGGTGCGTCCGCCTGAAGTCCGCCGGTTTTGCGATCTGGTACACTCCCGCCGTGCGGGTCCATCACCTCGGCGGCGCCACAGTGAAAAAGTACCGTGCCCGCATGATCTGGATGGGCCACGCCGCCTATTTCCGCTTTCTGCGCCGCCGCCACCGCCGCCATCCCTTCCGGCTGCTGCTGACCTGTCTATCGTGGCCGCCGCTGATGCTGGCCGCCTTCCTGCGCTCACTCCGCCACCTGTTTCACTGA
- a CDS encoding glycosyltransferase: protein MPRLLLIAYYFPPWGMGGVQRVAKFARYLPEFGWDVTVIAPEATGYIRQDPSLLDELPASVRIERIPVRDRAGAMAPEQGVIRRLGAALSRWRDLPDRHKGFARLAVTRARQLMADNPFDVVLTSSPPPSIHLAGLALRDRAVWIADFRDPWRVRPDDYGPTLVHRLRNSGLHHRVLTSADAVVAVTPELAAHFQSLAPNAVVHSIRNGFDEADFDGLTAPAPRAQTTALFPGTFSRLSDPRPALRALAVWRKQNPSQSLRIVHTGATLDVSLATTLAETGLADIYDDRGYLDHRRAVAALLAADLLVIAHTDPDAAAVSVPGRIYEMLRAGRPILALAFADSALANLLRDQPACAVVAPHDRAAAVAAIERLLAGPRQPLRAPEALAPLARRNQTGRLSDLARQRLSARKGGGR from the coding sequence ATGCCGCGTCTCTTGCTCATCGCCTACTACTTTCCCCCCTGGGGCATGGGGGGTGTGCAGCGTGTCGCCAAATTCGCGCGCTATCTCCCGGAATTCGGCTGGGATGTCACCGTGATCGCGCCCGAGGCGACCGGCTACATCCGGCAGGATCCGTCGCTTCTGGACGAACTGCCGGCAAGCGTGCGCATCGAGCGCATTCCCGTGCGTGACCGGGCCGGCGCGATGGCGCCCGAACAGGGCGTGATCCGACGCCTGGGCGCGGCGCTCTCTCGCTGGCGCGATCTTCCCGATCGCCACAAGGGCTTCGCGCGCCTGGCCGTGACACGCGCGCGACAGTTGATGGCGGACAACCCGTTCGATGTCGTGCTCACCTCCTCGCCGCCGCCATCGATCCATCTGGCCGGTCTGGCCCTGCGCGACCGCGCCGTCTGGATCGCCGATTTCCGCGATCCCTGGCGGGTGCGTCCCGATGACTATGGCCCGACGCTTGTGCACCGTCTCCGCAACAGCGGTCTGCATCATCGCGTCCTGACGTCCGCCGATGCGGTGGTCGCCGTCACGCCCGAACTGGCGGCGCACTTTCAGTCGCTGGCGCCGAACGCCGTCGTGCACTCGATCCGCAACGGGTTCGATGAGGCCGACTTCGACGGTCTCACTGCGCCCGCGCCGCGCGCGCAGACAACGGCGCTTTTTCCCGGCACCTTCAGCCGCCTGTCCGATCCCCGCCCCGCCTTGCGGGCGCTGGCCGTCTGGCGGAAGCAGAATCCGTCACAATCGCTACGGATTGTGCACACCGGCGCGACCCTGGATGTGTCGTTGGCGACGACGCTCGCCGAGACCGGGCTGGCCGACATCTATGACGACCGCGGCTATCTCGATCACCGCCGCGCCGTCGCCGCCTTGCTGGCGGCCGATCTGCTGGTCATCGCGCACACCGATCCCGATGCGGCGGCGGTCAGTGTGCCCGGACGCATCTACGAGATGCTGCGCGCCGGCCGGCCGATCCTCGCGCTCGCTTTCGCCGACAGCGCGCTGGCCAATCTCCTGCGCGATCAGCCCGCCTGCGCGGTGGTCGCACCGCATGATCGCGCCGCGGCCGTGGCCGCCATCGAGCGGCTGCTGGCCGGGCCGCGGCAACCGTTGCGCGCTCCGGAGGCGCTGGCGCCGCTTGCGCGCCGCAACCAGACCGGCCGGCTCTCCGACTTGGCGCGACAGCGCCTGTCCGCGCGGAAGGGGGGAGGGCGATGA
- a CDS encoding glycosyltransferase translates to MATAAMNEDACFLFRGDIRYDTRLRNIVHAFARMGNRCRVIQGAGEDADFETADARVESFACARSGPLGFVRYWRRSARHAAAIHARVWWAADLYSLPLAVRRARANGGHAVYDAREIFAHLGSLRARPLTQAFWRMLERRHIQRAQLVVATGDLDARFLAERYRITPPLVLRNLPQYQTPKPNRRLHQMLGLPEDTPIALYTGGLQEGRGIELMLAMAAQLPAAAFVFLGNGPLESRIRDTARTCPNVHHLNAVANEQVVEYTAGAAIGLALIEPISFSYRLALPNKLFEYIMAGIPVVVTDLPQMRDIVDEHKVGLVVPPGALSEAVAAARRLLTDAAFHAQCAANARAAARVLSWDREEEKFIAAARAAGLM, encoded by the coding sequence GTGGCGACGGCCGCGATGAACGAGGACGCCTGCTTTCTGTTTCGCGGCGACATCCGCTACGACACCCGTCTGCGCAACATCGTCCACGCCTTTGCCCGCATGGGCAATCGCTGCCGTGTGATTCAGGGCGCCGGCGAGGATGCGGACTTCGAAACCGCCGATGCCCGCGTTGAATCGTTCGCCTGCGCGCGGAGTGGCCCGCTGGGGTTTGTGCGCTACTGGCGGCGGTCCGCCCGACACGCCGCCGCCATCCATGCCCGTGTCTGGTGGGCGGCCGACCTGTACTCCCTGCCGCTGGCGGTGCGCCGCGCGCGCGCCAACGGCGGCCATGCCGTCTATGATGCCCGCGAGATCTTCGCGCATCTGGGCTCGCTGCGCGCGCGCCCCCTCACGCAGGCCTTCTGGCGCATGCTCGAACGACGCCACATCCAGCGCGCGCAACTGGTCGTTGCCACCGGCGACCTCGATGCCCGCTTCCTCGCCGAGCGTTACCGGATCACCCCGCCCTTGGTGCTGCGCAATCTGCCGCAGTACCAGACGCCCAAACCCAATCGCCGGCTGCATCAGATGCTGGGATTGCCGGAGGACACTCCGATCGCGCTGTACACCGGCGGACTGCAGGAGGGGAGAGGCATCGAGTTGATGCTGGCCATGGCGGCGCAGCTGCCCGCCGCCGCCTTTGTCTTCCTCGGCAATGGTCCGCTGGAGTCGCGGATCCGTGACACCGCCCGCACGTGTCCCAACGTTCACCATCTTAACGCGGTTGCCAACGAGCAGGTGGTCGAGTACACCGCCGGCGCGGCCATCGGCCTGGCGTTGATTGAACCGATCTCGTTCAGTTACCGGCTGGCGCTGCCCAACAAACTGTTCGAGTACATCATGGCCGGCATCCCGGTGGTGGTCACCGACCTGCCGCAGATGCGCGACATCGTCGACGAACACAAAGTCGGGCTGGTCGTGCCGCCGGGCGCCCTCTCGGAGGCGGTGGCCGCGGCACGACGTCTGCTCACCGACGCCGCCTTCCATGCCCAATGCGCCGCCAACGCCCGCGCGGCGGCCCGTGTCCTTTCATGGGATCGTGAGGAAGAGAAGTTCATCGCCGCGGCACGCGCCGCCGGACTGATGTAG
- a CDS encoding GNAT family N-acetyltransferase — MSSIVAVPYQPQHRAQWDDFVAAANNGTMFHLQQFLDYHPSGKFNFHHLLFFEEDRLISVLPGGLHAPDVFESPVGASYGGFVLHDASFDQCLGLVDALLSYADQAGWNDISLTAAPFVYQASLAQYIDYALLWRGFRYDCHYISSVIDLRRHGDDPLPRFSASARHIIRRGQRAAKLRIEQNEDYEGYYPVLVENKARHGVRPTHTLDDLRRLRELLPGRLVLFNAYLDDEPIAGALNFVANPRVLLVFYLMMRYEHEEHKPAYALMERVVRHALEHDFQYVDIGVSQDTRAANPMTPSLNLIRFKERFDSHGVMRSTLRWRRPR, encoded by the coding sequence GTGTCCAGCATCGTCGCCGTTCCCTACCAGCCCCAGCACCGCGCGCAATGGGACGACTTTGTCGCCGCCGCCAACAATGGCACCATGTTCCACCTGCAGCAATTCCTCGACTACCATCCGTCGGGCAAATTCAACTTTCATCATCTGTTGTTTTTCGAGGAGGACCGCCTAATCAGCGTGCTGCCCGGCGGGCTGCATGCCCCCGACGTCTTCGAGTCGCCGGTCGGCGCCAGTTATGGCGGGTTCGTCCTCCATGACGCTTCCTTCGATCAGTGCCTCGGGCTGGTCGACGCGCTGCTGTCCTATGCCGATCAGGCCGGCTGGAACGACATTTCGCTGACCGCCGCGCCGTTTGTCTATCAGGCCTCCCTGGCGCAATACATCGACTACGCGCTCCTCTGGCGCGGCTTCCGCTACGATTGCCATTACATCTCCAGCGTGATCGATCTGCGCCGTCACGGCGATGACCCGCTGCCGCGCTTCTCCGCCTCGGCGCGCCACATCATTCGCCGCGGCCAGCGCGCCGCCAAGCTGCGCATCGAGCAGAACGAGGACTACGAGGGCTACTACCCGGTGCTGGTCGAAAACAAGGCCCGCCACGGGGTCCGTCCCACCCACACCCTCGATGATCTCCGCCGTCTGCGCGAGCTTCTGCCCGGACGGCTTGTGCTCTTTAACGCCTACCTCGATGATGAGCCGATCGCCGGCGCGCTCAACTTTGTCGCCAACCCGCGCGTCCTGTTGGTGTTTTATCTCATGATGCGCTACGAGCACGAGGAGCACAAACCGGCCTATGCGCTCATGGAACGGGTGGTGCGCCATGCGCTCGAGCACGACTTCCAGTATGTCGACATCGGCGTCTCGCAGGACACCCGGGCCGCCAACCCGATGACCCCCAGTCTCAATCTGATCCGCTTCAAGGAACGGTTCGATTCCCACGGTGTCATGCGGAGCACACTGCGGTGGCGACGGCCGCGATGA